In Numidum massiliense, a single genomic region encodes these proteins:
- a CDS encoding ABC transporter substrate-binding protein, whose product MKRKAIIVWIVLLVSLLAVGCNSEGTDGAKEKKGAEPAELTLWVAGNSKEIQKTFKEVVDAFNKEYEAENIRAKVQFEPWSELDQKLTTSLVGGVGPDVFMHGAAAAASLANENQIESLKKYYDSWDDKDDFVEAYVESGKVNDEPYIVPIQGANRMMYYRKDIFEEAGVEVPETWDELLKISKKLVKKDGDRFKQAATELPREGNDLQQVWSMFLWSNNGDFLNEEGTESVLNRPEAVEALEYYKKFFDDGLTPISGMSGQGDQHPLGTGEVAFTFDGVWVIEQVQNYTPDAYDLIDVAVPPRGKGETTTHVGSSGFFMNANSKHKDAAWKLMAFLGSKENVEKISRELKFLPVRESTAQADFIKEDKLFAKFVELSATTNGMSNPNVPGWTTMRDIIASHVEKAIYGQVPAEEALKQAHKAINEEIQKNKK is encoded by the coding sequence GTGAAAAGGAAAGCGATTATTGTATGGATCGTCTTGTTGGTTAGCCTTTTAGCAGTGGGGTGTAACAGTGAGGGGACAGACGGAGCAAAGGAGAAGAAAGGGGCAGAGCCTGCAGAGTTAACGCTTTGGGTTGCGGGAAACTCTAAGGAAATTCAAAAGACATTCAAAGAAGTTGTCGATGCGTTCAATAAGGAGTACGAGGCAGAAAATATTCGTGCCAAAGTACAATTTGAACCGTGGTCTGAGTTGGATCAAAAGTTAACTACATCGTTAGTCGGTGGGGTTGGCCCCGATGTGTTTATGCATGGAGCTGCCGCTGCCGCGAGCCTCGCTAATGAAAACCAAATAGAATCGTTGAAAAAGTACTACGACTCTTGGGATGACAAGGACGATTTTGTAGAAGCTTATGTCGAGTCTGGAAAAGTAAACGATGAGCCCTATATCGTACCGATTCAAGGGGCAAATCGCATGATGTATTATCGTAAGGACATTTTCGAAGAAGCAGGAGTAGAAGTGCCGGAAACGTGGGACGAATTATTGAAAATTAGTAAAAAGCTCGTGAAAAAAGACGGGGATCGCTTTAAGCAGGCTGCTACTGAATTGCCGCGAGAGGGCAATGATTTACAGCAAGTATGGAGTATGTTCTTATGGTCTAACAACGGCGACTTCTTAAACGAAGAGGGTACTGAATCGGTTTTAAATCGCCCTGAGGCAGTGGAAGCTTTGGAGTATTATAAGAAATTTTTCGATGACGGACTAACACCCATTTCAGGTATGAGCGGTCAAGGGGATCAACACCCCTTAGGAACAGGTGAGGTGGCGTTTACTTTTGACGGCGTTTGGGTCATCGAACAAGTTCAGAATTATACGCCAGATGCGTATGATTTGATTGATGTTGCCGTACCGCCGCGGGGCAAAGGTGAGACGACGACACATGTCGGTTCATCGGGTTTCTTCATGAATGCGAATTCAAAGCATAAAGATGCGGCATGGAAACTAATGGCCTTCCTCGGTTCCAAAGAAAATGTTGAAAAGATTTCACGCGAGCTTAAGTTTTTACCTGTAAGAGAGTCGACGGCGCAAGCAGATTTCATTAAGGAAGACAAGTTGTTTGCCAAATTTGTGGAACTGTCAGCGACGACAAACGGGATGTCTAACCCGAATGTTCCCGGCTGGACAACGATGCGCGACATCATCGCCAGTCACGTAGAGAAAGCAATTTATGGGCAGGTACCAGCAGAAGAAGCTTTAAAACAGGCTCATAAAGCGATCAATGAGGAAATACAGAAAAACAAGAAATAA
- a CDS encoding CDI toxin immunity protein, producing the protein MNLFDECIIALGENADVLSDERTKQYFSQLVDLFPITFYQRIDWEKVKVKRKIEYYGDIPTWLDELGISDMEVVLLWNYTDDPAVKTDIVSAVKVIDDITAVSWDTFMLSPSVGYVIEFYHEGEVTIGLPNSKIKESFDQNDRD; encoded by the coding sequence TTGAACCTTTTTGACGAATGCATTATTGCATTAGGTGAAAATGCCGACGTTTTATCTGACGAGCGTACCAAACAATACTTTAGTCAATTAGTGGATCTATTTCCTATTACCTTTTACCAAAGAATTGATTGGGAAAAGGTAAAAGTGAAAAGGAAGATAGAGTATTACGGTGATATACCAACTTGGTTGGATGAATTGGGAATTAGCGACATGGAAGTTGTTTTATTGTGGAACTATACTGACGATCCAGCCGTGAAAACAGATATAGTTTCTGCCGTAAAGGTAATTGATGATATTACTGCTGTATCGTGGGATACTTTTATGTTGTCTCCATCAGTCGGCTATGTGATAGAATTTTACCATGAAGGAGAAGTTACCATAGGTTTACCCAATAGTAAAATAAAGGAATCGTTTGATCAAAACGATCGAGATTAG
- a CDS encoding ROK family transcriptional regulator codes for MLEKKAENQSNIRINNQKLILNEIIARGGASRADLAKAIKLSAPSVSANVEPLIAQNILIETRREHATTGRKPIILEFNADYGYVIGMDLSKGRVTTALGNLTGTIVYKKEGAYTGTRVGMDLINFVEQSLHDFLLETKVDLKQVMAVGVASPGILTEREHVRIDPQKLNWGLFPVQDILSRRLKTKVIIENDINMATIGEYGTLSKKEALNSFVFVSVGRGLGAGIIINQQLFKGSSGGAGELAFMRLTSKGDGGEQFAESFVSTEVIKQCLIKKRVLMQPTDDDDRVLRETAKLLQQEDNEMSALIKEMADHMAMIVSHVAAVLNPQKVVIGGELMLLSEYFLPTIIEKVKEVYPFPIEIEVSTLRDEVGLIGSIEIARKEALEQMIQ; via the coding sequence ATGTTAGAAAAAAAGGCGGAAAATCAATCAAATATCCGCATTAATAACCAAAAGTTGATTTTGAATGAAATCATTGCGCGCGGTGGTGCATCACGAGCAGATTTAGCAAAAGCGATTAAGCTAAGCGCACCCAGTGTGTCTGCCAACGTCGAACCCCTGATTGCGCAAAATATTCTTATTGAAACGAGGCGCGAACATGCCACGACGGGGAGAAAGCCGATCATCCTAGAGTTTAATGCGGATTACGGATATGTCATCGGGATGGATTTGAGTAAAGGGCGCGTCACGACGGCTCTCGGAAATTTGACCGGAACAATTGTGTACAAAAAAGAAGGGGCTTATACAGGCACGCGTGTGGGGATGGATTTAATCAATTTTGTCGAACAAAGCTTGCACGATTTTTTGCTGGAAACGAAGGTAGATTTGAAGCAAGTAATGGCCGTTGGCGTGGCGTCTCCAGGTATCTTGACAGAGAGGGAGCACGTGCGTATTGACCCGCAAAAATTGAACTGGGGTTTGTTTCCTGTTCAAGACATTTTAAGTCGTCGCCTGAAAACGAAAGTTATTATTGAAAACGATATTAACATGGCGACAATCGGTGAGTACGGGACTCTAAGTAAAAAAGAGGCATTAAATAGCTTCGTTTTCGTTAGTGTCGGGCGAGGACTTGGTGCAGGCATAATTATTAATCAGCAATTGTTTAAAGGCTCGTCCGGGGGTGCGGGTGAATTAGCTTTTATGAGGTTGACTAGTAAGGGCGATGGCGGCGAGCAATTCGCGGAGTCGTTCGTCTCAACAGAGGTCATCAAGCAATGTTTAATTAAAAAGCGAGTACTCATGCAACCTACAGATGATGATGACCGAGTCCTTCGTGAAACGGCTAAACTATTGCAACAAGAAGACAACGAGATGTCAGCACTTATAAAAGAAATGGCGGATCATATGGCGATGATTGTGAGCCATGTGGCCGCGGTGTTAAATCCACAAAAAGTGGTAATCGGCGGGGAGCTTATGCTGTTGAGTGAGTACTTCCTCCCAACAATTATAGAAAAGGTTAAAGAGGTGTACCCTTTTCCGATCGAGATAGAAGTTTCGACTTTGCGGGACGAAGTTGGGTTAATTGGCAGCATTGAGATCGCGAGAAAAGAGGCGCTGGAGCAAATGATTCAATAA
- a CDS encoding SMI1/KNR4 family protein encodes MSSETYQKAKQIILSDKERSDFFGPRSRDLISKAEEVLGLMFSGSYLDFLLTFGAGNFGSEEIYGIINGDFENSSVPDAIWFTLTERREINLPNNLLVIYDTGWGELYCLDFNSADKGEPSVISYVPGIDQNQQINEVIANDFGDFLLELIEDKLSV; translated from the coding sequence ATGAGCAGCGAAACTTATCAGAAGGCCAAACAAATTATTTTGTCTGACAAAGAGAGGTCTGATTTTTTTGGCCCACGGTCTCGTGATTTGATCTCTAAAGCGGAGGAAGTGTTAGGGTTAATGTTTAGTGGTTCGTACTTGGATTTCTTATTAACCTTTGGAGCGGGTAACTTTGGATCTGAAGAGATATACGGAATAATTAACGGAGACTTTGAAAATTCTTCTGTTCCAGATGCAATTTGGTTCACGTTAACGGAACGAAGGGAAATAAACCTTCCAAATAATCTTCTTGTGATATACGATACAGGATGGGGAGAGCTTTATTGTCTTGATTTTAATAGTGCTGATAAGGGAGAACCTAGTGTTATTTCTTATGTACCAGGGATAGACCAAAACCAGCAAATCAATGAAGTTATAGCAAATGACTTCGGAGATTTTTTATTGGAACTAATCGAGGATAAATTATCAGTTTGA
- a CDS encoding carbohydrate ABC transporter permease, which produces MNIAISLGLALLVNRALRGITIFRAAYYIPVVTSIIAASMIWMWLYDPNNGLINYIVTSLGFKPQLWLNDPDIALQALVAMRVWKGVGWNMVIFLAGLQAIPKTLYEAAAIEGANRWKSFWRVTWPLLTPTTFFVFVMATLSTFQTFGEIYAMTQGGPTGSTTTIVYLIFVYGFERYEMGYASAIAFVLFAIIFVLTLLNMLIGQRTVNYDL; this is translated from the coding sequence TTGAATATCGCTATTTCACTCGGACTAGCTCTATTAGTTAATCGGGCGTTACGCGGTATTACGATCTTTAGAGCTGCCTATTACATCCCGGTCGTTACATCGATCATTGCGGCTTCAATGATTTGGATGTGGCTGTACGATCCGAACAACGGGTTAATAAACTATATCGTCACCTCCCTAGGCTTTAAACCGCAACTGTGGCTCAACGATCCCGATATTGCCCTACAGGCACTCGTAGCTATGAGGGTATGGAAAGGTGTCGGGTGGAACATGGTTATCTTTTTAGCTGGTTTGCAAGCGATCCCGAAGACGTTGTATGAAGCAGCCGCTATAGAAGGCGCGAATCGCTGGAAGTCTTTCTGGCGTGTCACTTGGCCTCTCTTAACACCGACAACATTTTTCGTTTTTGTCATGGCTACACTGAGCACGTTTCAAACATTCGGGGAAATATATGCAATGACACAAGGCGGTCCCACCGGGTCGACAACGACAATTGTTTATCTCATATTCGTTTACGGGTTTGAGCGTTATGAAATGGGCTATGCGTCAGCGATTGCCTTCGTGTTATTTGCCATAATTTTTGTACTGACGTTACTTAACATGCTCATTGGCCAGCGTACGGTGAATTATGACCTTTAG
- a CDS encoding carbohydrate ABC transporter permease: MAQTTISNTPPSANKTARKWTKKIILYVLLTAIAIVMVGPFFWMAVTSLKPNTEMFAYPPTIIPQTITFEHYVAAWEAAPWEKFFFNTIFVAVVITISSLFLSALTGYAFARMTFPGKNLLFLILLASMMIPFEVILIPLYLIIVKFPFAGGNGIWGGGTGLLNSYSALILPRLLFPFGVFLMRQFFMTLPRNLEDAARIDGCSEFGIFWRIMFPLIKPASATLVVFVFTMIWDDFFWPLIVINDQNLMPVQLGLQSFQTSQHTTDWGPLMAATVWVTLPIIIVFLLAQKYFMNMHLGSADK, translated from the coding sequence ATGGCTCAAACGACGATCAGTAATACACCACCATCGGCAAACAAAACGGCACGTAAATGGACGAAGAAAATAATTTTATATGTGTTACTTACGGCCATTGCCATCGTTATGGTCGGTCCATTTTTTTGGATGGCGGTCACTTCATTAAAACCGAATACAGAAATGTTCGCCTATCCACCGACCATTATTCCTCAAACAATCACGTTTGAACATTATGTAGCTGCTTGGGAAGCGGCCCCTTGGGAAAAGTTTTTCTTCAACACTATTTTCGTAGCTGTTGTCATTACGATTAGCTCACTTTTTTTGTCTGCGCTAACGGGTTATGCATTTGCGCGTATGACGTTCCCGGGGAAAAATCTATTGTTTCTCATCTTGCTTGCGTCAATGATGATTCCGTTCGAGGTCATTTTGATCCCGCTCTATTTAATTATTGTTAAATTTCCTTTTGCCGGGGGAAACGGCATTTGGGGGGGCGGAACAGGGTTGCTCAACTCGTATAGCGCCCTTATTTTACCGCGGTTACTGTTTCCGTTTGGGGTGTTTTTAATGCGCCAGTTTTTTATGACCCTACCGAGAAACCTAGAAGATGCGGCGCGGATCGACGGGTGTAGCGAATTTGGGATATTTTGGCGCATCATGTTTCCCCTCATTAAACCCGCCTCAGCAACACTGGTCGTATTTGTGTTTACGATGATTTGGGACGATTTTTTCTGGCCGCTAATCGTCATTAACGATCAAAACTTGATGCCTGTTCAACTTGGTTTGCAAAGTTTCCAAACATCCCAACATACGACGGACTGGGGACCCTTAATGGCGGCTACTGTATGGGTGACATTACCGATAATTATCGTATTTTTGCTTGCTCAAAAGTACTTTATGAACATGCATTTAGGATCAGCGGATAAATAA
- a CDS encoding DUF4127 family protein: MARKIAIVPLDDRPCCYSFTERLGQIGAVEVVQPPKEILGKFTEPGCGDSLNEWLETTAPHVDGLVIAIDQLAYGGLVASRTMDRTLEVSLAYVNVLKKIKTKYPQLPIYAASVLMRLSITSKNAEYNNYWRDVFQYSRLYDYVHRLGKEEYKEELNQIERKIPSSVLEEYLLARKRNHFINKQMIDWVADDVLDFLIITQEDASDVGLHLSEQRVLMEHIFEKKVQERVMLYPGADEATQTLLARMVHYFRQAQVKIYPKYLSLAGRAVVPKFEDRPLEEAVRAHIAAAGALCVESIEEADLLLYINTPLDDQSVDGFKGFGKKAYFHSRHQYWDFIASMKHYMSKGYPVVVADLAFPNAADLELIQLLLQNGTYMKLAGYAGWNTSGNSLGTCISHGVMSVLWQTGESVESTALQAHLQFLIERLLDEWAYQANVRTEVNHWLEQTLQISPSYLGDDYERVDKKVRQGLKRYFEEVKDVLIGSVFKVNDSTYAMTRVECTHVALPWNRTFEVDVSVSCELETLG, translated from the coding sequence ATGGCACGTAAAATTGCGATAGTACCCCTAGATGATCGGCCGTGTTGTTATTCGTTTACTGAGAGATTAGGGCAAATTGGTGCAGTGGAAGTCGTTCAACCGCCTAAAGAAATATTAGGTAAGTTTACCGAACCAGGGTGTGGGGACAGCCTAAATGAATGGCTAGAAACGACGGCACCTCATGTCGATGGACTCGTTATTGCAATCGATCAATTAGCCTATGGCGGATTGGTCGCTTCGCGGACGATGGATCGTACGTTAGAGGTTAGTTTAGCTTATGTCAATGTGTTGAAAAAAATAAAAACGAAGTATCCGCAGCTGCCTATTTATGCTGCGAGTGTACTCATGCGTCTATCGATTACTTCTAAGAATGCGGAGTATAATAACTATTGGCGGGACGTCTTCCAATACTCTCGCCTATATGATTATGTACACCGTTTAGGGAAAGAAGAGTACAAGGAAGAGCTGAATCAAATAGAACGAAAGATCCCTAGCTCTGTGTTAGAGGAGTACTTATTAGCACGTAAACGTAATCACTTCATTAATAAACAGATGATTGATTGGGTAGCGGACGATGTGCTGGACTTTCTCATTATTACACAAGAGGACGCGAGTGACGTCGGTCTCCACTTATCGGAACAGCGGGTTTTAATGGAACATATTTTTGAGAAAAAAGTGCAGGAGCGGGTGATGCTTTATCCAGGTGCCGATGAAGCGACACAAACGTTACTTGCGCGCATGGTACATTATTTTAGGCAAGCTCAGGTAAAGATTTATCCTAAATATTTATCGCTTGCCGGACGAGCGGTTGTGCCGAAATTTGAAGATCGCCCACTTGAAGAAGCCGTAAGGGCACACATTGCGGCAGCAGGCGCGTTATGCGTGGAGAGCATAGAAGAAGCAGATTTATTGTTGTACATTAATACACCGTTGGACGATCAGTCAGTGGATGGATTTAAAGGGTTCGGGAAAAAGGCTTACTTTCATTCGAGGCATCAATATTGGGATTTTATTGCTTCTATGAAACATTATATGTCTAAAGGTTATCCAGTCGTTGTGGCTGACTTGGCTTTTCCGAACGCTGCTGACCTAGAGCTGATACAACTGTTGCTACAGAACGGGACGTATATGAAGCTGGCTGGCTATGCTGGATGGAATACGTCCGGAAATTCATTAGGGACATGTATTAGTCATGGTGTAATGAGTGTTTTATGGCAAACGGGAGAGTCGGTAGAAAGTACTGCCCTACAAGCCCATCTACAATTTCTAATCGAACGTTTGCTGGACGAGTGGGCGTATCAAGCGAACGTGAGGACAGAAGTGAATCATTGGCTTGAACAGACGTTACAAATAAGCCCAAGTTACTTGGGGGATGATTACGAACGTGTCGATAAGAAGGTAAGGCAAGGGTTGAAGCGTTACTTCGAAGAAGTGAAGGATGTGTTGATCGGCAGTGTGTTTAAAGTAAACGACTCTACTTATGCGATGACGCGCGTCGAGTGTACACATGTTGCCTTACCGTGGAACCGTACGTTTGAAGTGGATGTTTCGGTTTCTTGTGAATTGGAAACGTTAGGGTAA
- a CDS encoding CocE/NonD family hydrolase C-terminal non-catalytic domain-containing protein gives MALNLWAETNAADIDFVVQVSDVAPDGTSTAVTAGYLNAQRSKSRSTPEPITPGKIEPYQIDILPTSYVFKKGHRIRLSIAGGTKAHQGQGSPQGPYHLKRYISCLFSTVVSIERP, from the coding sequence ATGGCTCTAAACCTATGGGCCGAGACAAATGCGGCGGACATCGATTTCGTTGTCCAAGTGTCAGATGTTGCTCCCGACGGCACATCGACTGCGGTGACCGCAGGATACTTGAATGCTCAGCGATCAAAATCGCGTTCCACTCCCGAGCCGATTACTCCAGGGAAAATTGAACCGTACCAAATCGACATATTGCCGACTTCCTACGTCTTTAAAAAAGGTCACCGCATTCGCCTAAGCATTGCGGGTGGAACCAAGGCACACCAAGGACAAGGGAGTCCCCAAGGACCCTATCATCTCAAGCGCTACATTTCGTGCCTGTTCAGTACAGTCGTTAGTATAGAACGACCGTAG
- a CDS encoding CocE/NonD family hydrolase → MKRKSTLLTLLTLLTFMIVFSIIIGCDFLYGSAEALEKVQVDSSKGKGTENRNWVTEAKTPPTSDERYPVTVYEDVTIPMRDGVKLKGRLFLPDLPEGSIPSILLPNGYGHGEPGSGGNYLPNYLAERGYAVLHLSMRGSGTSEGEANLYHKYGQDGYDVVEWMADQGEIPC, encoded by the coding sequence TTGAAAAGAAAATCAACATTATTGACATTATTGACGTTATTGACGTTTATGATCGTTTTCTCGATTATCATAGGCTGTGATTTTTTGTACGGTTCTGCGGAAGCACTTGAGAAAGTACAAGTGGACAGTTCAAAAGGAAAGGGAACAGAAAACAGGAACTGGGTCACAGAGGCCAAAACACCACCGACATCGGACGAGCGTTATCCCGTAACCGTATATGAGGACGTGACAATTCCGATGCGTGACGGTGTAAAGTTGAAAGGACGTCTATTTCTTCCAGACCTTCCAGAAGGATCGATTCCCAGCATCCTTCTTCCGAACGGCTATGGACACGGAGAGCCGGGTTCGGGAGGGAATTATTTACCCAATTATCTAGCCGAGCGCGGTTATGCTGTTTTACACCTGAGCATGCGTGGTTCTGGAACTTCAGAAGGGGAAGCGAATCTCTACCACAAGTATGGACAAGACGGTTATGACGTTGTGGAATGGATGGCAGACCAAGGAGAGATCCCCTGTTAG
- a CDS encoding FadR/GntR family transcriptional regulator — translation MTFEKVRTQKIYEVVADRIEQMIIDKKIMPGEKLPSVQSLAENFSVGRSAVREALSALRAKGFVEMRQGEGTFVCEYNDKLLSQAIATATLMNKQQIQELLEVRKSLEVGAAGLAALRRTAAGLTSMKEHLDTMAENIHDQAISEQADVDFHLAIAKTSGNNMLSELMQVIAGAMAATIRDTRQLWLFSDASSAQQLLQDHRNIYQAIADGDRVRAEETMFRHLDKVDQMVDELAK, via the coding sequence ATGACTTTTGAAAAAGTGCGTACGCAAAAAATATATGAGGTCGTCGCCGACCGAATTGAGCAAATGATTATCGATAAAAAAATAATGCCTGGGGAAAAGCTGCCGTCGGTGCAAAGTCTGGCCGAAAATTTTTCTGTGGGGCGTTCGGCGGTGCGCGAAGCGTTGAGTGCGCTTAGGGCAAAAGGGTTCGTCGAAATGCGGCAAGGGGAAGGGACGTTCGTGTGTGAATATAACGATAAGCTCCTCAGCCAGGCGATCGCCACAGCGACGCTCATGAATAAACAACAAATACAAGAGTTGCTCGAGGTGCGCAAGTCGCTCGAAGTAGGGGCAGCGGGGTTAGCTGCGCTGAGGCGTACCGCGGCAGGGCTCACATCGATGAAGGAACATTTGGATACGATGGCGGAAAACATTCACGATCAGGCGATTAGCGAACAGGCCGACGTCGACTTTCACTTGGCGATCGCGAAAACGAGTGGTAATAACATGTTGTCGGAACTGATGCAAGTCATCGCGGGGGCGATGGCGGCGACGATTCGCGATACGCGGCAGCTGTGGCTGTTTTCGGACGCCTCCTCAGCGCAACAATTGCTGCAGGATCACCGTAATATTTACCAAGCGATTGCCGACGGCGACAGGGTGCGCGCTGAGGAGACAATGTTTCGCCACTTGGACAAAGTGGATCAGATGGTGGACGAACTGGCCAAGTGA
- a CDS encoding TIGR01457 family HAD-type hydrolase: MNDHSLNYKAYLIDLDGTVYHGSQPIPEAVQFVRYLRERDVPYLFLTNNSTRQPEEVASQLQQMGVPATADNVLTSAQVAAHYVANRFASPHVFVIGEDGLKHTLLQAGCHLVENWPNAAAEDDCKDADTRYDCHAVIVGLDRQFSYDKLTLAVRAIRKGALFIGTNGDRLLPTDDGWLPGNGSLCAAVREATQVEPIYMGKPERAITDMALQLLGLPREQVIMVGDNLETDILAGVNAEIDTLFVLSGVSAADDIETLGIRPTHTVKNLQEWQGRVSNC; encoded by the coding sequence TTGAACGATCACTCGTTAAATTACAAAGCGTATTTAATCGACCTAGACGGGACGGTTTACCACGGTAGTCAACCGATCCCGGAGGCTGTTCAGTTTGTCCGTTATTTGCGGGAGCGAGACGTTCCGTATCTTTTTTTAACAAACAACTCGACGCGCCAGCCGGAAGAGGTGGCGTCGCAACTGCAACAGATGGGGGTTCCTGCAACAGCTGACAACGTGCTGACGTCAGCGCAAGTCGCAGCCCACTATGTGGCGAACCGCTTCGCCTCCCCACACGTCTTCGTCATCGGCGAAGACGGACTAAAGCACACGTTGTTGCAGGCGGGATGCCACCTTGTCGAAAATTGGCCGAACGCCGCCGCCGAAGATGACTGTAAAGATGCGGATACTAGGTACGATTGTCACGCTGTCATCGTCGGCCTCGATCGCCAGTTTTCTTACGATAAACTGACGCTCGCAGTCCGCGCCATTCGGAAGGGGGCACTCTTTATCGGGACGAACGGCGATCGGCTGCTGCCGACAGACGACGGCTGGCTTCCCGGCAACGGGTCGCTCTGCGCCGCCGTGCGCGAAGCGACGCAAGTTGAACCCATCTATATGGGCAAACCGGAGCGGGCGATCACCGATATGGCGCTACAATTGCTCGGTTTGCCGCGGGAGCAAGTCATTATGGTCGGGGACAACCTAGAGACCGACATTTTGGCCGGTGTCAACGCGGAAATCGACACGTTATTCGTTCTGTCCGGCGTCTCCGCCGCGGACGATATCGAGACGCTCGGCATCCGCCCTACCCATACGGTGAAAAACTTGCAAGAATGGCAAGGACGGGTAAGTAACTGTTAA
- a CDS encoding pre-toxin TG domain-containing protein: MAGTDGLTVEDVINAAGEISGVNDFYRAFEGKDPRTGEKLPEAEWWESVGMSLLANF, translated from the coding sequence GTGGCAGGAACCGACGGACTAACTGTAGAAGACGTCATCAACGCGGCAGGGGAAATAAGTGGCGTCAACGACTTTTATCGCGCATTTGAAGGTAAGGATCCGCGTACAGGCGAAAAACTGCCCGAAGCTGAGTGGTGGGAATCCGTCGGCATGTCGCTTTTAGCGAATTTCTAA
- a CDS encoding FAD-dependent oxidoreductase, whose amino-acid sequence MLNSVHDAFDVVVAGGGPSGVMAAIAAARNGARTMLIERYGFLGGMATNALVGPLQSFHAGDEQVAVGLAQEMIDRLQAIGGTPGHVPDMVGFVPTVTPVDVEKMKYVLQEMAEESDVFLQLHTVVTGADVDKSGELKELHLYNKSGHLRVKASVFIDCTGDGDVVAMAGVPYEKGRKSDGLAQPMTMMFRMGGVNFDSVRSYVKAHPEEFVLADDWESFPMVGISGFFSLVNQAKREKRLTIERDRVLLFELPAKGEVTVNMTRVIRHDATDGQALSSAEVLGRRQVMEVVEFLKSDIPGFENAELINCGTQIGVRESRRIVGKYILSGEDVVQGRKFDDVIARGSYPIDIHSPDGGDLDVIQMERGTSYDIPYRCVINDSVHNLLVAGRCLSATHEALASARVTPTAMVVGQAVGIAAALAVNEQCSPHDVDVKQLQALICEQKGNLGVICQ is encoded by the coding sequence ATGTTGAACAGTGTGCACGATGCGTTCGATGTGGTTGTTGCGGGTGGGGGACCCTCGGGTGTCATGGCTGCGATTGCAGCAGCGCGTAACGGTGCGCGAACGATGCTCATAGAGCGCTATGGGTTTCTAGGTGGCATGGCTACGAATGCTCTGGTGGGTCCGTTGCAAAGTTTTCACGCTGGTGATGAACAAGTGGCTGTAGGGTTAGCACAAGAAATGATTGATCGGTTACAAGCGATCGGGGGGACGCCGGGACACGTGCCAGATATGGTAGGTTTTGTGCCGACTGTCACACCGGTAGATGTCGAAAAAATGAAATACGTGCTCCAGGAGATGGCGGAAGAGAGCGACGTTTTTTTACAGTTGCATACCGTCGTTACAGGTGCGGACGTCGACAAATCGGGAGAATTAAAAGAGCTTCACCTATACAATAAAAGCGGTCATTTGAGGGTGAAGGCATCCGTTTTTATTGATTGCACCGGTGATGGGGATGTTGTGGCGATGGCTGGCGTGCCTTATGAAAAAGGGAGGAAGAGTGACGGGCTGGCACAGCCGATGACGATGATGTTTCGCATGGGCGGGGTTAATTTTGACAGTGTCCGTTCTTACGTTAAGGCCCATCCGGAGGAGTTCGTTTTAGCTGACGATTGGGAGAGCTTTCCGATGGTAGGTATCTCTGGTTTTTTCTCCCTCGTCAATCAGGCCAAACGAGAAAAACGCTTAACAATTGAACGGGATCGGGTGTTGTTATTTGAACTTCCTGCAAAAGGGGAAGTGACGGTAAATATGACCCGAGTGATCAGGCACGATGCAACGGATGGACAAGCACTATCCAGCGCGGAAGTTTTAGGTCGACGGCAAGTAATGGAAGTGGTCGAATTTCTAAAATCAGACATTCCAGGGTTTGAAAACGCTGAACTCATTAACTGCGGGACACAGATTGGTGTACGGGAGTCGCGGCGTATAGTAGGCAAGTACATCTTAAGTGGGGAAGACGTCGTCCAAGGTCGCAAGTTCGATGACGTGATTGCAAGGGGATCTTACCCGATAGATATTCATTCACCCGACGGTGGGGACTTGGATGTTATTCAAATGGAACGAGGAACTTCGTACGATATTCCTTACCGTTGTGTCATTAATGACAGTGTGCACAATTTGTTAGTTGCCGGACGGTGTCTTTCAGCAACTCATGAGGCCTTAGCTTCAGCTAGGGTGACTCCGACGGCAATGGTGGTCGGACAGGCAGTTGGTATAGCGGCAGCGCTAGCAGTGAACGAGCAATGTAGTCCACACGACGTCGATGTTAAACAATTACAAGCATTAATATGCGAACAAAAAGGAAACCTTGGTGTTATTTGTCAATAG